From the Euphorbia lathyris chromosome 6, ddEupLath1.1, whole genome shotgun sequence genome, one window contains:
- the LOC136234220 gene encoding LIM domain-containing protein WLIM1: MAFAGTTQKCMACDKTVYLVDKLTADNRIYHKACFRCHHCKGTLKLGNYNSFEGVLYCRPHFDQLFKMTGSLNKSFEGTPKIAKPDKPADAEKPNAAKVSSMFAGTRDKCFACNRTVYPTEKVTVNGTPYHKSCFKCIHGGCVISPSNYIAHEGRLYCKHHHNQLIKEKGNLSQLEGETDKDSNLSQF, from the exons ATGGCATTCGCCGGAACAACTCAGAAGTGTATGGCTTGCGACAAAACTGTGTATCTTGTCGACAAGTTAACTGCTGATAATCGAATCTATCACAAGGCTTGCTTCCGATGCCATCACTGCAAAGGAACCCTCAAG CTTGGAAACTACAATTCTTTTGAAGGGGTACTTTATTGCAGACCACATTTCGATCAACTCTTTAAAATGACTGGCAGTCTCAACAAAAGCTTTGAGG GGACGCCTAAAATTGCTAAGCCTGATAAACCAGCTGATGCCGAG AAACCAAATGCAGCTAAGGTTTCCAGCATGTTCGCCGGAACCAGGGACAAATGTTTCGCCTGTAACAGAACTGTCTATCCAACTGAGAAG GTAACGGTTAATGGAACTCCATACCACAAGAGCTGCTTCAAATGTATCCATGGAGGATGTGTAATCAGCCCATCAAACTACATAGCACACGAAGGTCGGCTCTACTGCAAACATCACCATAACCAACTCATCAAGGAAAAGGGCAACTTAAGCCAACTTGAAGGTGAAACTGACAAGGATTCTAATCTGTCTCAATTCTAA